In one window of Hymenobacter nivis DNA:
- a CDS encoding BLUF domain-containing protein, with translation MDLYHLIYQSQALGAFGAPELATLLHRGRAHNQANGISGVLLHTPEGRFLQVLEGPQTAVRHLYYHVILSDARHFHCQVLGEGFCAQRSFAGWTMGCRVARPADLRALLGEAPPDGLGLVHRPYPRFQLLALLEAFVVQDAAETDLAHPLDSRPTRHF, from the coding sequence GTGGACCTCTATCACCTCATTTACCAAAGCCAGGCGCTGGGCGCCTTCGGCGCGCCCGAGCTGGCCACCCTGCTGCACCGGGGCCGGGCCCACAACCAAGCCAACGGCATCTCGGGCGTGCTGCTGCACACCCCCGAGGGCCGGTTTCTGCAGGTGCTGGAAGGGCCCCAAACTGCCGTGCGCCACCTCTACTACCACGTTATCCTTTCCGATGCGCGGCACTTTCACTGCCAGGTGTTGGGCGAGGGGTTCTGTGCCCAGCGGAGCTTTGCCGGCTGGACGATGGGCTGCCGCGTGGCCCGCCCCGCCGACCTGCGGGCCCTGTTGGGCGAGGCCCCGCCCGATGGCCTTGGCCTAGTCCACCGGCCGTACCCCCGCTTCCAGCTGCTGGCCTTGCTCGAAGCCTTCGTGGTCCAGGACGCCGCCGAAACCGACTTGGCGCACCCGTTGGATAGCCGTCCCACCCGCCACTTTTAG
- a CDS encoding L,D-transpeptidase family protein yields MSFFADTRRLSCGAAVLLATQCSSAPTPPGLPPGLPSARGAAAKTQAANPVDSLVRALLDTTAAGSARRADERLGLQAGADVRAFYGPAPAPAWLAADSLGSDAPAALALLAGAPTHGLNAADYGRALLGALRDSLAQPGLPARRARQLARFEVYLTDAVLRFMRDLGRGRLRRYAASARERAAGPTGQPAALLRAGLVNDAVPAAMLAGQPANREYRQLQQALAQWLALPSAPDSAAQHQARYEQVAANLERWRWDALPPTPDYVLINIAACELLVVAHDSVLRRHRVVVGKPTTPTPTLSSAIDRFTLAPDWHVPRSIATREMLPRLKRNAGYLAQGNYALYNGQDHLIDPRSVDWARVTARNFPYTIRQSAGCDNALGNIVFRFANPYAVYLHDTPERQVFAQPYRALSHGCIRLEGPFELAAYLLRRGGQPAQLPSEAACARQPRPREVQLRRPMPLFVRYATCTAEGGHLRFLADPYHRDEVIRRGLFGPKS; encoded by the coding sequence TTGTCCTTCTTTGCTGACACCCGCAGGCTTAGCTGTGGCGCGGCTGTGCTGCTGGCCACGCAGTGCAGCTCAGCGCCCACGCCGCCGGGGCTGCCGCCGGGGCTGCCGTCGGCACGGGGTGCCGCCGCCAAAACCCAAGCTGCCAACCCGGTAGATTCCCTGGTGCGGGCGCTGCTGGATACTACGGCGGCCGGCAGCGCCCGCCGCGCCGATGAGCGCCTGGGCTTGCAGGCCGGGGCCGACGTGCGGGCCTTCTACGGTCCTGCCCCCGCACCTGCCTGGCTCGCTGCCGACAGCCTTGGCTCCGATGCCCCGGCCGCCCTGGCGCTGCTGGCCGGGGCCCCCACCCACGGCCTGAACGCCGCCGACTACGGCCGGGCTCTCCTGGGGGCCCTGCGCGACTCGCTCGCCCAGCCCGGCCTACCCGCCCGGCGCGCCCGCCAGCTGGCCCGCTTCGAAGTGTACCTGACCGATGCTGTGCTGCGCTTCATGCGCGACCTTGGCCGCGGGCGGCTGCGGCGGTACGCCGCGTCGGCGCGGGAGCGGGCCGCTGGGCCGACCGGCCAGCCGGCGGCGCTCCTGCGGGCGGGGTTAGTCAACGATGCGGTGCCCGCCGCCATGCTGGCCGGCCAGCCCGCCAACCGCGAGTACCGCCAGCTGCAGCAGGCCCTGGCGCAGTGGCTTGCGCTGCCCAGCGCCCCGGATTCGGCGGCGCAGCACCAGGCCCGCTACGAACAGGTGGCCGCCAACCTGGAGCGCTGGCGCTGGGATGCGCTGCCGCCCACGCCTGATTACGTGCTGATTAACATCGCGGCCTGCGAGCTGCTGGTGGTGGCCCACGACTCGGTGCTGCGCCGCCACCGGGTGGTGGTGGGCAAGCCCACTACGCCCACGCCTACCCTCAGCAGCGCCATCGACCGCTTCACGCTGGCCCCCGACTGGCACGTGCCCCGCTCCATTGCCACCCGCGAAATGCTGCCCCGGCTCAAGCGCAATGCCGGCTACCTGGCCCAAGGCAATTACGCCCTCTACAACGGCCAGGACCACCTAATCGACCCGCGTAGCGTTGATTGGGCGCGGGTCACGGCCCGGAACTTTCCCTACACTATTCGCCAGTCGGCCGGCTGCGATAACGCACTGGGCAACATCGTGTTCCGCTTCGCTAATCCGTACGCGGTGTACCTGCACGATACGCCTGAGCGCCAGGTGTTTGCGCAGCCCTACCGCGCCCTGAGCCACGGCTGCATTCGCCTGGAAGGCCCCTTCGAGCTGGCCGCCTACCTGCTGCGGCGCGGCGGCCAGCCGGCGCAGCTGCCCAGCGAGGCCGCGTGCGCCCGCCAGCCCCGCCCCCGCGAGGTGCAGCTGCGCCGCCCCATGCCGCTGTTCGTGCGCTACGCCACCTGCACGGCTGAGGGCGGCCACCTGCGCTTTCTGGCCGACCCCTACCACCGCGACGAAGTAATACGCCGGGGATTATTCGGCCCGAAGTCGTAA
- a CDS encoding BON domain-containing protein yields MQILETFAPPITAEHLSDADIMAAIELFFLTNKGLPAHLIDVATHDGIVQLTGITDNLLASERAEEIALAVRGVRGVVNELVISTPDLPNDELYRAVTQALNDDPATTDYNVACRVAEGVVTPVGVVQSRAEQHLVLRVLRGVRGVRRLIADELTIRWGEIQNSDEEISTQIRELLAWDIRVFSNELVVRTNDQVVHLSGTVGTAAERAQVVAVAYQAGAIRVDARDLFVAYWAISGELRREKFAQRSDEDIAQAVRDTFRYDPRVLSYQPVVVVHNGVVTLTGQVSSLRAKQSAECDARHVVGVWSVHNLLKVRTRWFTPDVAVRQAILNALARDPYVSVFDFRVRVANGRAHLDGLVNSHFEQAQAAGVAGGVSGVAEVENSVRVLGSTGFAGPPAAWYPGALRPAAYPNADSTLAGRIRTLFFWSASLHNQDVVVLVENGRATLTGTVDTWLDREQAAFDAYEAGALVVDNDLLLSTDSGL; encoded by the coding sequence ATGCAAATCCTGGAAACCTTCGCGCCGCCCATTACGGCCGAGCACCTGTCGGACGCCGACATCATGGCCGCCATCGAGCTGTTTTTCCTGACCAATAAGGGCTTGCCCGCGCACCTGATTGACGTGGCCACCCACGACGGCATCGTGCAGCTGACCGGCATCACTGACAACCTGTTGGCCAGCGAGCGGGCCGAGGAAATCGCCCTGGCCGTGCGCGGCGTGCGTGGGGTAGTCAATGAGTTAGTCATCAGCACCCCCGACCTGCCCAACGACGAACTATACCGCGCCGTGACCCAGGCCCTGAACGACGACCCCGCTACCACCGACTACAACGTGGCCTGCCGCGTGGCCGAGGGCGTGGTGACGCCCGTGGGCGTGGTGCAGTCGCGGGCCGAGCAGCATCTGGTGCTGCGCGTGCTGCGGGGCGTGCGCGGCGTGCGCCGCCTCATCGCCGATGAGTTGACCATCCGCTGGGGCGAAATCCAGAACTCGGATGAGGAAATCAGCACCCAAATTCGCGAGCTGCTGGCATGGGACATCCGCGTGTTCAGCAACGAGCTAGTGGTGCGTACCAACGACCAGGTGGTGCACCTGAGCGGCACGGTGGGCACCGCCGCCGAGCGGGCGCAGGTGGTGGCCGTGGCCTACCAGGCCGGCGCCATCCGCGTCGATGCCCGCGACCTGTTCGTAGCCTACTGGGCCATCAGTGGCGAGCTGCGGCGCGAGAAATTTGCGCAGCGCAGCGACGAGGACATTGCGCAGGCCGTGCGCGACACTTTCCGCTACGACCCGCGCGTGCTCTCGTACCAGCCGGTGGTAGTGGTTCATAACGGGGTCGTTACGCTGACCGGGCAGGTGAGCAGCCTGCGCGCCAAGCAAAGCGCCGAGTGCGATGCCCGCCACGTGGTGGGCGTGTGGAGCGTGCACAACCTGCTGAAGGTGCGCACCCGCTGGTTCACGCCCGATGTGGCGGTGCGCCAGGCCATCCTCAACGCGCTGGCGCGCGACCCCTACGTGAGCGTCTTCGATTTCCGGGTGCGGGTAGCCAATGGCCGCGCCCACCTCGACGGGCTGGTGAACAGCCACTTCGAGCAGGCCCAGGCCGCCGGGGTGGCCGGCGGCGTAAGCGGCGTGGCCGAAGTGGAGAATAGTGTGCGCGTGCTGGGCAGCACCGGCTTTGCCGGCCCGCCCGCCGCCTGGTACCCCGGCGCGCTGCGCCCGGCGGCCTACCCCAACGCCGATTCTACTCTGGCCGGGCGCATCCGCACACTGTTTTTCTGGTCGGCCAGCCTGCACAACCAGGACGTGGTGGTGCTGGTGGAAAACGGCCGCGCCACCCTCACGGGCACCGTCGATACCTGGCTCGACCGCGAGCAGGCCGCCTTCGACGCCTACGAAGCCGGGGCCCTGGTGGTGGACAACGACTTGCTGCTCTCAACCGATAGTGGGCTATAG
- a CDS encoding universal stress protein — MNPSLLVLANLPAAAAHTARYAAALGRPLGLRLALLHGNRYLALLEPELVGAGAAPLARSAAQTVAAPRARARRLPVPAEVAVPTEVAEAGGLGLLEDEVAAAIGRYQPLLLVLGQGPGKGMFNELLRRQVLPVLRATGRPVLLVPAAPPATAGAPAAPRRVLVAVDGESFGLAAASRNLGGLLGSWAAAYTVAHIDRYSALLGTSARQARADVRASKLLPPATPLALYKVSGAAPAAGILQAIADTQADMLVLIARPRSFWSEVFHRSVTAAVLRHCPVPVLLLPAAG, encoded by the coding sequence ATGAATCCTTCCCTGCTCGTACTGGCCAATTTGCCGGCCGCCGCCGCCCACACGGCGCGCTACGCGGCGGCCCTGGGCCGCCCGCTGGGCCTGCGCCTGGCGCTGCTGCATGGCAACCGCTACCTTGCCCTGCTCGAACCGGAACTGGTGGGCGCCGGGGCCGCGCCGCTCGCCCGCAGCGCGGCCCAAACCGTGGCCGCCCCGCGCGCCCGTGCCCGCCGCCTGCCCGTGCCCGCCGAGGTGGCCGTGCCCACCGAGGTGGCCGAAGCGGGCGGGCTCGGGCTGCTGGAAGACGAGGTGGCCGCCGCCATCGGGCGCTACCAGCCGCTGCTGCTGGTCCTGGGCCAGGGCCCCGGGAAAGGTATGTTCAATGAGCTGCTGCGCCGCCAGGTGCTGCCCGTGCTGCGGGCCACCGGCCGGCCGGTGCTGCTGGTGCCGGCGGCCCCGCCGGCTACGGCGGGGGCCCCGGCGGCCCCGCGCCGGGTGCTGGTAGCCGTGGATGGCGAGTCCTTCGGCCTGGCGGCAGCTTCCCGCAACCTGGGCGGGCTACTGGGCTCGTGGGCCGCGGCTTATACCGTGGCCCACATCGACCGGTACAGTGCGCTCCTGGGTACTTCGGCCCGGCAGGCGCGGGCCGATGTGCGGGCCAGCAAGCTGCTGCCGCCCGCCACGCCCCTGGCCCTGTACAAGGTGAGCGGTGCAGCCCCGGCCGCCGGCATCCTGCAAGCCATTGCCGATACGCAGGCCGATATGCTGGTGCTCATTGCCCGGCCACGCAGCTTTTGGAGCGAGGTGTTTCACCGCAGCGTCACGGCAGCGGTGCTGCGCCACTGCCCGGTGCCGGTGCTGCTGCTGCCGGCGGCGGGGTAG
- a CDS encoding ammonia monooxygenase — protein sequence MLSTLPSVAGPPPEAAVLLVLLPLAPSGAGQVATCAALHTLQQQLGAAIRVLCVDEAAHPDVVRSFDGQGLPAWVLMRHGVELWRQPGMPSSAATVALIMSKLALLPVASN from the coding sequence ATGCTGTCCACCCTTCCGTCCGTTGCCGGGCCCCCGCCCGAAGCCGCCGTGCTGTTGGTGTTGCTGCCGCTTGCCCCGTCGGGGGCCGGGCAGGTGGCAACCTGCGCCGCGCTGCACACCTTGCAGCAGCAGCTAGGCGCGGCCATCCGGGTGCTGTGCGTGGACGAGGCCGCCCACCCCGATGTGGTGCGCAGCTTCGACGGCCAGGGCCTGCCGGCCTGGGTGCTGATGCGGCACGGCGTGGAGCTGTGGCGGCAGCCCGGAATGCCCAGCAGCGCCGCCACGGTAGCGCTAATAATGAGCAAGCTGGCCTTGCTACCCGTCGCCAGCAACTAA
- a CDS encoding hemolysin family protein: MEILFILALVVLNGVFSMSEIALVSARKARLAAEAAVGDARAAAALTLAQAPNRFLSTVQIGITLIGIVTGVLSGSGLTRGLQGLVSRVPGLGPYAQPVAATLVVVFITYLSVVVGELLPKRIGLANPEGIAKLVAGPMSWLSRLATPFIWLLSVSSDGLIKLLHIETNADDKVTEEEIKALVREGASEGAIQEIEHDLVDNVFRLGDRRVGSLMTTRADLIWLDVRADVAALRQTVLAHKASVYPLGEGSLDQVLGTISSKDLLSDDLSQQLGRLRELCQAPVYLPAASKAYHALELFRRSRCHHALVVNEYGSVLGLLTINDIFDALVGDIDQEPASQEVVPRADGSFLIDAQLPFAEFAERFQLTAAERQGLTGFNTLGGFLLQLLNAVPQVGQHITWQGHYFEAVDMDRSRIDKILYRPKVAG; the protein is encoded by the coding sequence ATGGAAATTCTCTTTATTCTCGCGCTAGTCGTGCTCAACGGCGTGTTTTCCATGTCGGAAATCGCCCTGGTGTCGGCCCGCAAGGCGCGGCTGGCCGCCGAGGCGGCGGTGGGCGATGCGCGAGCCGCGGCGGCCCTCACCCTTGCCCAGGCCCCCAACCGCTTCCTCTCGACGGTGCAAATTGGCATCACCCTCATCGGCATTGTGACGGGGGTGCTCAGCGGCTCGGGCCTCACGCGGGGCTTGCAGGGGCTGGTGAGCCGGGTGCCGGGGCTGGGGCCCTATGCCCAGCCGGTGGCCGCCACCCTGGTGGTGGTTTTTATCACCTACCTCTCGGTGGTGGTGGGCGAGCTGCTGCCCAAGCGCATCGGCCTGGCCAACCCCGAGGGCATTGCCAAGCTGGTGGCCGGGCCCATGAGCTGGCTCTCGCGGCTGGCCACGCCCTTCATCTGGCTGCTGAGCGTGTCGAGCGACGGGCTCATTAAGCTCTTGCACATCGAGACGAATGCCGACGACAAAGTGACGGAAGAAGAGATAAAAGCCCTGGTGCGGGAAGGCGCGTCGGAGGGTGCGATTCAGGAAATTGAGCACGATTTGGTGGACAACGTCTTTCGGCTGGGCGACCGCCGCGTGGGCTCGCTGATGACCACCCGGGCCGACCTTATCTGGCTCGACGTGCGCGCCGACGTGGCCGCGTTGCGCCAAACCGTGCTCGCCCACAAGGCTTCGGTGTACCCGCTCGGCGAGGGCAGCCTCGACCAGGTTTTGGGCACCATATCCTCCAAAGACCTGCTCAGCGATGACCTCAGCCAGCAGCTCGGCCGCCTGCGCGAGCTGTGCCAGGCGCCTGTATACCTGCCCGCCGCCAGCAAGGCCTACCACGCGCTGGAGCTGTTTCGGCGCTCGCGCTGCCACCACGCGCTGGTAGTGAACGAGTACGGCAGCGTGCTGGGCCTGCTCACCATCAATGACATTTTTGACGCACTAGTGGGCGATATTGACCAGGAGCCCGCCTCGCAGGAAGTGGTACCGCGCGCCGATGGCTCCTTTTTGATTGACGCGCAGTTGCCCTTCGCCGAGTTTGCCGAGCGCTTCCAGCTCACGGCCGCCGAGCGCCAGGGCCTCACGGGCTTTAATACGCTGGGCGGCTTCCTGCTCCAGTTGCTCAATGCCGTGCCCCAGGTCGGGCAGCACATTACCTGGCAGGGCCACTACTTTGAGGCAGTGGACATGGACCGCAGCCGCATCGATAAAATCCTGTACCGGCCCAAGGTGGCGGGCTAG
- a CDS encoding SDR family NAD(P)-dependent oxidoreductase, with translation MDKDLQGKTALVTGAASGIGRAVALLYGQHGAKVMVSDIDEEQGRQVVAQLKAAGAEARFCTADVGDPAQCARLVQETVAAFGTLDIACNNAGVTGELSLTADYSLEGWQKIINVNLNSVFFCLKYELEVMLKQGAGSIINMSSILGQVGTPTLAGYATAKHGVVGLTQTAAIEYAAQGIRINAVGPGYIDTPLLSGFSAEAKQELVALHPIGRLGRSEEVAELVIWLSSDKASFVTGSYYPVDGGYLAK, from the coding sequence ATGGACAAGGATTTGCAAGGAAAAACGGCCCTGGTTACCGGGGCGGCCTCGGGCATCGGCCGGGCGGTGGCGCTGCTCTACGGGCAGCACGGGGCCAAGGTCATGGTATCGGACATCGACGAAGAACAAGGCCGGCAGGTAGTGGCCCAACTGAAGGCCGCCGGGGCCGAGGCCCGGTTCTGCACGGCCGACGTGGGCGACCCCGCCCAATGCGCCCGGTTGGTGCAGGAAACCGTGGCTGCCTTCGGCACGCTCGACATCGCCTGCAACAACGCCGGCGTCACCGGCGAGCTGAGCCTCACCGCCGACTACTCGCTCGAAGGCTGGCAAAAGATTATCAACGTGAACCTTAACAGCGTATTCTTCTGCCTCAAATACGAGCTGGAAGTGATGCTGAAGCAGGGCGCGGGGTCCATTATTAACATGTCGTCCATTCTGGGGCAGGTGGGTACGCCCACGCTGGCGGGCTACGCCACGGCCAAGCACGGCGTGGTGGGCCTCACCCAAACGGCGGCCATCGAATACGCCGCGCAGGGCATCCGCATCAACGCGGTGGGCCCCGGCTACATCGACACGCCGCTGCTAAGCGGCTTTTCGGCGGAAGCCAAGCAGGAACTGGTAGCGCTGCACCCCATCGGCCGCCTGGGCCGGTCGGAGGAAGTGGCCGAGCTGGTCATCTGGCTCAGCTCCGACAAGGCCTCGTTCGTGACGGGCAGCTACTACCCCGTCGATGGCGGGTACCTGGCTAAGTAA
- a CDS encoding HAD family hydrolase, translating to MTGSSPLPTQPIAMLFVDIGGVLLSNGWGLASRQLAATTFGLDAAEMEQRHHLLFSTYELGRLSLADYLRQVVFYQPRSFSAADFRAFVFAQSQPHPDMLALIPQLKARYHLKIAVVSNEGRELNAYRIHTFGLAGFVDFFVSSSFVGLSKPDRNIFRLALDLAQVPAAQVLYLDDQPLFVGVAAGLGIQGICHVDYASTCTQLAAFGLTI from the coding sequence ATGACTGGATCTTCGCCCCTCCCAACGCAGCCCATTGCCATGCTCTTCGTGGATATTGGGGGCGTGCTGCTCAGCAATGGCTGGGGCCTGGCCTCGCGGCAGCTGGCTGCCACTACCTTCGGGCTGGATGCGGCCGAGATGGAGCAGCGCCACCACCTGCTGTTCAGCACCTACGAGCTGGGCCGGCTCAGCCTGGCCGACTACCTCCGGCAGGTGGTTTTTTACCAGCCGCGGTCGTTCAGCGCGGCCGATTTTCGGGCGTTTGTGTTTGCCCAGTCGCAGCCCCACCCCGACATGCTGGCCTTGATACCGCAGCTGAAAGCCCGCTACCACCTCAAAATCGCCGTGGTCAGCAACGAGGGCCGCGAGCTGAATGCCTACCGCATCCACACGTTCGGGCTGGCTGGGTTCGTGGATTTTTTCGTGTCCTCGTCATTCGTGGGCCTCAGCAAGCCTGACCGCAACATCTTCCGCCTGGCGCTTGATTTGGCGCAGGTGCCGGCCGCGCAGGTGCTTTACCTGGACGACCAGCCGCTATTTGTGGGCGTGGCGGCCGGCCTGGGCATCCAAGGGATTTGCCACGTTGATTACGCCTCCACTTGTACCCAGCTGGCCGCTTTTGGCCTGACGATTTGA